The sequence below is a genomic window from Lactiplantibacillus pentosus.
TAAAGCAGATTAAGTTACCCCAGTGGGCGGCTTAATCTGCTTTTTGTGTAGTTAAGCCTAGAGGGAGAAGTGCTCCATGTTTGTTGAGACCTGTTAAGCTAATCCCAATTAAAAATTAAATAAACAAAAAAATCCCCGTGGGGTCTAAGCCACGGGAACTCATAGAACTATCAACGAATGAGTTAATTGTACTCGTGCCAGTTATGTTTGGCAAGAATGCAGTTTGATGAATTTGACCGCCCTAAGAGCCAAGTTGGGGTTTAAATACCAAGTAGCCACGTTAACTGGAGCGATTGCTTAAAAATCTAGTGTATGAAAGTTTAATTTTAATACATAAAAATGATGACTAAGAACGCTACGGCGTTCTTTTTTAGTAGGGGGTGAGCAGTATGTCAACGACGAAAACAGCACAACAAGCGATTGATTTGATTTTGCATCAAGGGTTACGGGAAACTAAAGCCCGGCATAGTAACAGTAACGTCTTGAAGTTAGAAAAATCGGTTTCGGGGCAACAAAATAAGCAAGGTGCGATTGCCATGTATCGTAGTAAAGGCCAAATGGCGAAAAGCTGGGGGACGATTTATACCTCCAAAGAAGCAGTCTATGATAACTATACTAACAGCACGCATTGGACGCCCAATGTTTTTAATTATCTTACCTATACAGATGCGACTAAGCATTATGTAAAAGGGGCTAAGGAACAAAATTTAAGTCAGATCAATACGTTAGTGGTTGATGTTGACTACCGTGACGCTGAGGAGCGCCAAGCAAAGTTTGCCGAGGTTTGGGACACGGCGATGTTGGACGTACAGTTTCTTCCAACCTTAATTTTGGCGACTACCAAGGGCTATCATATCTACTACGTCTTTGATAGGCCGGTTTTCGTCCGTCGTCATGCCAATGGTCAATTGCCAGCCGTCAGGGCTGCTAAAGCCATTGCTAAGTCGTTAAAGCAATACTACGCGCAAAAATTGCCGGCGGTTGATGTGACCTGCAACAGCTTTGGTGTTTTCAGAGTTCCGCGGCCGGACAATATTGAATACTTTGAGCCCAAAATGACGGTTGACTTCCAAGCTTTAATGACTTGGAGTATTAATTTTGCGAATGATCAGCACCAAATTAAGCCCCAAACTACTCAACGGTCTTTTTATGCTCGGCGGACTAGTCGCCAGGTTGACCAACCGTGGTTTCAAGCCTTAATTAACCAAACGGACATTGATCAAAACGTGGGCTATGGTCGGCACAATACAATCTTCACGCTGGCCTTAGCTTGTTATTCTTCAAACGTGTTACAAGCCCAGTGTTTTGACATTTTGGACGAGTTTAACAGTAATCTTACCCACCCGCTGGCGACACAGCACGTTCAAAAAGTAATTAATGATGCTTATTCAGGTCAGTTCCATGCGGCCAGTCGTGAATATGTGAATGCGTTGCTAGAAACTTGGGTTCCCGATGCTGACAGGCGAGTTTATTTGCAGCGTTCGCAAACGACCTGGTACAAGTATGCGAAGCCACGTTCAGAACGCGTTAATAGTCATGTCCATGAATGGCAAGCAGATCTTATGGCTTACTTTAACCAAAGAATTTTCCAGGACAATAATTGGTTTACCAAAACGTCTTTACGGCACATTTCCCAAGAATTAAATATTTGCTTAGGTAGTCTAACCAAGGCCCTGAAAGATCTAATTGATCAAGGCTTAGTTTATCGTGAAAAAGGTAGCGGTCGGCAAGCAACGAAGTTTGCGACTCGTAGTAGCTTGTTACAACATGCGATGAGGTTACAACGCCAACAGCGATTAAACTATTGGATAACGGTTGCTCGGTTATTAGAACCCTCAGAAGAATTAGTGGCGCTACAACAATTGAGCCTTGATGCTCGCCAAGATCATCATCGCAATGCCCAATTGAATTTGCTAGATACGGGTTAGAATTTAGTGTTCTAAAATGCCATTACGTATCTATAGTTCTGGACACGGGTTTCTTGGTTGGGGACTGGGCAGGCCTGCTGGGTGTTAACTGGGCTAGATTAGGGTGTTATTTAGTTATTAGTCGTCCCGTCGCCTCCAAACCGTTTAGAACTAACTTCTCACGTGAGACGCATGATCACGATTCAAGCTACTCCGCCTAGGCGGGTTTTAAGCCGGGAATATTCGGCCATTATCAGTTGAGTAGTGTTGCTTGCTTTTGATGAGCAGTAGGTAAGCTAACTGTAAATCGAAAGTGAGGGGTTTGGTTATGACAACGTTTTTTCAGTGGTTAGTGGTACTAGCGTCCGGGTATCAAGTGCCCGAAGCATTGCTTAATAATAATCAGTTAATTGATAAGCTTTTTGGAGGTGGAGAAGGGACTAATACGGCTAGAGTAATAAAGTTTTATTTAGAATGGCATAATGTGTTACACACGGATATTTTAGCGGTTCAGAAGATTATTGGGACGGTCAATGGGTGGATTTTATTAGGCCTGTATCACACGGCGCAAGCTTTAGAGAGTGTGTTTATGGCGGTTTTAAAACTGTTTGGTTTTTTTGCTAATTTTAATGTTGGTGAAATGGGCACCCTTTATAAGACCATCGTGTTATTAGAACTTGTTTAAAATCTAATATATTTGGTATGATAGTTCAAAAAAGGTGATTAGTCATGAACTACCCAAGCAATATTTCCCGCCAACAATTTGAACTCATTCGTCCCGACTTAGAAGCTGCACGGCGTTCAACGAG
It includes:
- a CDS encoding primase C-terminal domain-containing protein; translated protein: MSTTKTAQQAIDLILHQGLRETKARHSNSNVLKLEKSVSGQQNKQGAIAMYRSKGQMAKSWGTIYTSKEAVYDNYTNSTHWTPNVFNYLTYTDATKHYVKGAKEQNLSQINTLVVDVDYRDAEERQAKFAEVWDTAMLDVQFLPTLILATTKGYHIYYVFDRPVFVRRHANGQLPAVRAAKAIAKSLKQYYAQKLPAVDVTCNSFGVFRVPRPDNIEYFEPKMTVDFQALMTWSINFANDQHQIKPQTTQRSFYARRTSRQVDQPWFQALINQTDIDQNVGYGRHNTIFTLALACYSSNVLQAQCFDILDEFNSNLTHPLATQHVQKVINDAYSGQFHAASREYVNALLETWVPDADRRVYLQRSQTTWYKYAKPRSERVNSHVHEWQADLMAYFNQRIFQDNNWFTKTSLRHISQELNICLGSLTKALKDLIDQGLVYREKGSGRQATKFATRSSLLQHAMRLQRQQRLNYWITVARLLEPSEELVALQQLSLDARQDHHRNAQLNLLDTG